A stretch of DNA from Luteolibacter sp. Y139:
TCAAGCAGGCGATGCCAGAGCGCCGCAACTGGCTCGGGATCGACGAAAAGGCGATCAAGACCACCCGCGAAGGAATGCGCGAGGTCGTCGATGGCGGCACCGGCCAAGCTGCCGGCCTGAGTTTCACCGAACTCTGCGGCAAGACCGGCACCGCCCAGTGGAAGATCAACGATCACACCAACCTCGCGTGGTTTGCCGGCTTCATGCCCTACGATGAGCCGCGTTTCGCCTTCGCCGCCGTTTATGAAGGCCGGCCAGGTGAGAATCCCAGCGGCGGTAAGAATGCGGCTCCGATCGTGAAATCGTTCTTCGAGCCTCTGAAGGATGAGTTCAAGGAGATCATCGCCCCGGCACCGAAGGCTTTGGAAGTGATCGACGAGTCCGTGGCTGCGCCGAAGGCCCAGCCGGTCACCGAAGACGAGGCGGAAGGCGTGGTGAAAACTCCTGAAGGCAAGATTCTCGACACCAAGCCCAAGCCGAGCGGCAACGAAGCGGACGTAGCGCCGATTCCGCGGGCACTGGAAGTTGATCCGTCGGAGATCGAGGAACCCGAGGACGGACAATGATCTCCTGACGTCGGACACCGAGAACCACGGGAATGTCGACGTCTCGCAAGGAGTCCCGCCGGAAACGGCCTGGGTGTCTGGTGATTTCGATCCTCGGTGGGATCGCGGGTTTTGCGTTCCTGATGCTGGTCTTTCCGAATTGCGATGCCAACTCGAAGCAGGGGCGGATGGCGAGATCGCTATCGCGCGACCAGTTGGCCGGCCTGCATCGGGCGATGACGAAGCTATGGGACAAGATTCCCAAGGAGGAGCGGGAGTCCGCACACATCCGTTTCGGCAGCGATCAGATCCCGGAGGAATTCGGCGGGCTGGATGCCCATTTGGTGCGGATTCGGGATGGAAACTCCATCATCCGCTTGCAGGGCTGTATGGATCATTATCTGGACCTGGTCTTTTACGGAGTTGGCGAACCCACGTCACGTGGGGATCATTCTCCCCGTATCGTCCTGATGTCGGGAGAACACGAGATTCAAACGGAAACCCTCTGGCGACCGGACCAGGAGGCACCGGTGCCCGAATCCGGAAAATAGTCTTCGCAGCCGGATGCCGCCCGGGATCGCGTGTCAAAACTCCCTGTTTTCGGGACTGGACGCGGCCCGACTTTGGCGGCAGATACCCCATGCCCCGCAAGCGCGGGGCTTTTTCACCTACCGACCCAAGTCACGATCATGGACATTCAAATTGCCACACTTTGCGACTTCGCCGCTGACTACAACGGCAAGCTCGTCATCTCCGGCACCTTCGACACTCTCGCCGCCCGCCAGCTCCCGGTCGTGCACCCGAGCTGCAGCCTCGCTCTCCGCTTCTGCTTCACCCCGGAAGACTCCGGCCGCCACAAGCTCTCCATCAACATCATCAACGAAGATGGCGAGCCGCTCGATCCCCAGAACATGCCGATCGAGCCGGAATTCGAAGTGCAGCTTCCTGCTGGCGTTCCGTTCCTCACCCGCAACGTGATCCTCAACCTTCAGGGCCTCCAGTTCCCGAAGGGCGGCATCTACTCGATCGACCTCGGCTGCGACGGCGAACTGCTGATGCGCCTGCCGCTTCGCATCGTTCAGGTCCAGCAGCAACAGCCTGAGCCTGTCGCCTAAGACGTGTCGTTGACCCGTTACTCCTGTGCCCTGGTGACCGGCGCTTCCGCCGGTCTCGGGGCCGAGTTTGCCCGCCAGCTCGCGCCGCGTTGCGAGACGCTGGTGATCATCGCCCGCCGTGCGGAGCGTTTGGTCGAGCTGGCTGGCGAATTGGAGAAGAGTCATCCCGGCCTGCGTGTCTTGCCGCTGGAGGCGGATCTCACCGATCCGAACGCGCGGTTGCAGGCTGTAGGCCATTTGCTTTCCAAGGGGCTCGTCCCCGACCTGCTGGTGAATAACGCCGGCATGGGTGACTACGGTGAGTTCGTCACCTCGGACTGGATGAAGATCGAGGCGATGCTGCGACTGAACGTCGAGGCGCTGACCCATCTCACCCACGCCTTGCTACCCTCGATGATCGAGCGGAGGAGCGGGGCGATTCTCAACGTCAGCTCGCTCGCGAGCTTGCTGCCGATTCCGGACTTCGCGGTCTATGCGGCGACCAAGGCGTATGTCAGCAGCTTTTCCGAAGCCTTGCGCATCGAGGTGAAGGATCACGGCATCCGCGTGATGGCACTCTGTCCCGGGCCGGTGCATACCGAGTTCGGCGAGGTCGCCGGACGCTCGCCGGGAACCGACTTCGGAGCGCGGGAGTGGTTCTACGTGCCGCAGGAGCAGGTTGTCCGCGAGGCTTTGTGTGGTCTCGCTTGCGATCGTCCGCGCGTGTATCCCGGCTGGAAAGTCGCTGCCGCAGCAGTGGGCATTTCGCTGCTACCACTGGCGATCATCCGGATCGTGATGGCGACGCGGCCGCGGAAATAACGACCGCGTAGCGGTCGAAGGAAGCACGCCTACTTCCCGCAGCCACAGTTGTGGCCGCAGTTCTTCTTTTTCTTCCCGCCGCCGGTTGCCTTGCGGACCAGGAAGAGCACCGCGAGCACCACCGCGGCAAGTGCCGCCCATGTCTGCCAGTCGTTCATCTCAGAAGAAAAGTAGGGCAATGTGGTAGGCGACGAAAGCCGCCACCCAGGCGAAGACGCTCATGAAGGCGAATTGTCCGGCGGCCCATTTCCACGAACCCGACTCGCGGGCGACGACCGCAGAAGTCGGCAGGCACTGCAGGGCGTAAATGAAGAAGACCAGCAACGAGACGACGGCGGGAATCGTGAACATCTTCCGCCCATCCGGCCAAGTCTCCTCGGACAAGCGCGTGCGCAAGCGTTTCCAAGTCTCTTCGTCGGTGTCCGCTTCTTCCACGTGGTAGAGCTGGGTCATCGTGGAGACGAATACCTCGCGCGCGGCGAAGGAGGTGAGAATGGCGGTGCCACCACGCCAGTCCAAGCCCAGCGGCCTGACCGCCGGCTCGGTGAGGTGACCGACACGGCCGATGACGCTGTGATCCAACTGCTCGGCTGGGTCATCACTCCCGGACTTCGGGTAGGTCTGAGCCGCCCAGAGGAGCACACTGATGGCGAAAATGACGGTGCCCGCCTTGTAGAGGAAGGACCAGGCGCGACCGGCGACGTGGCGGAAGATGTAGCTCCACTGCGGCCCGCGGTAGGGCGGCAGCTCCAGCATGAAGTGCTTCGGCATCTCCTCCGGACCGAGCTTGCCGCGGAGAATGCGCGCGACGATCAAGGCGGTCACGGTACCCAGGACATAAATCGCGAAGAACACCAGCGCCTGGGTTAGCTTGCTTTCCGAACTCAGGAGCAGCGGTACCAGCACCAGATAGACCGGCAAGCGCGCGGAACAGCTCATCCATGGTGCGACGAACATCGTGGTCAGCCGTTCCTTCGCCGAGTCGATCGTGCGGGTGGCCATGATCCCGGGAATCGCGCAGGCATACGAGCTGAACAGCGGCAGGAAGGCCTTTCCGCTCAAGCCGGCCTTGCCCATCAGTCCATCCATCAGGAAGGCGGCACGGGCCATGTAGCCGGAGCTTTCCAGCAAGCCGATGAAAAGGAACAGCAGCACGATCTGCGGCAGGAAGACCACCACACTGCCAACGCCACCGATGATCCCATCTACGATGAGGCTGCGTAGATCACCTTCCGCCATGGCGCCGGTGACATAATTGGCCAACCACTTTTGTCCGTCCTCGATCCAGCCCATCGGCAGCTCCGCGAAGGAGAAGATCGCCCAGAAGATCGCCAGCATGGTGAGGACGAATGCGATCCAGCCGAAGATCGGATCCAGCAGCCATTGGTCGAGCTTGTCGGAAAGTGTCGAGGTATGGCCATCGGGCCGGCGGGCGGCCACTTCGCACATGCGCAGGACCAGCGCCCGGCGTCGCTCGCCGATCTCGCCTTCCGGACCGTGCGTCCACGGCGTATCCGCCACCGGAGGGAAGGGGTGGCGCAGTGCCTGCTTGAGTTCCACGATGCCTTTGCCGGCATTCGCCTGTACCGGCACGACGGGCACGCCGAGTTCTTCGGAAAGCTTCTGGGGATCGAGCCGCAGGCCGGCCTTTTCGGCCATATCCACCATGTTCAGGGCGACGACGACCGGCACGCCGGTTTCGATCACCTGCAAGGTCAGCACGAGGTGACGCTCGAGATTCGAGGCGTCCACCACCGAGACCACCACGTCCGGCCTCGGCTCGCCCTCGATTTCGCCGAGCAGCACCTTGCGGGCGATCTGCTGGTCGACGCTATCACCATCGAAGTCATAGCAACCGGGAAGATCGACCAGCCGGAGCTTGTGGCCGTGTGGCGTGAAAAACTCTCCGCTTTTGCGCTCCACCGTGACGCCGGCATAGTTGCCGACCTGCTGGTTGGCCCCCGTCAGGGCATTGAAGAGCGTGGTTTTCCCGGCATTGGGGTTGCCGGCGAGGGCGACGGTTTCGAGGGAACCGGACATTGGGAAATCAATCAGGCGACGGCGACCATCACCTGGCTCGCCAACTCGCGGCTGAGGGCGAGACGGGTGCCGCAGACGGAGCAGATCAAATTGCGGCCATCGGCCAGCTTGCGAACCTGAAGGGTCTCGCAGAATCCAAGCTTGCGGAGCTGATCGCAGGCCGGGCCATTCAGGAACTTGATGCGGAAATCACAACCGACCTTCGCCTGGCTCAGGCTGAGCAAGCTGTCGGTTTCGAGTTCCTGGGCCGTCGCGTGCGCCATCGCCGCGATGGTCCTGCAATTGAGATGAGTTTGCAACAAGATTTCCGGGGGCATTTGTCACGCCGGTCTCGGGCGACAGGGTAGCTCCGAAATCCCGCCGGATCGGGCTTCATTCTTCCGTCGCCCTCATCATCATGGGTGCGAAATGCCCGTCCCGGTAGAAACAGAGGAGGAGAGCTCAACCATTCCCTTGGGGTTACGGTTGGCGATTCTCTTTGTCTGGATCGTGAACGTCGGACTTGTTTTCGTCCTTCTCGGTCTTTCGTTTCTCGTCATCGCGACCCTTATTCCTGCGGCTCTTAGCGCAGCTCCGTATCCTCAGGGGGTAGTGGTCAGCATGGGCGCGGTGGTTGCCGAGATGATCGTGGTCGGAATGCTCTCGGGTGCCATCTGGCTCGCCATGCATCTGGAGAGTCGCCCGACCGGCTTGTCACCCCGGCACCCGGGACGCGGGATCGTTTTGCCGATGGTGGGCACTCCCATAGTCGGGGGGATCATCGCGGTCCCGTTTTGGGTTCCCTCCATCTTCATCCACGACGTTTCCCGGACGTTTCCGTGGCCTCTCGTCTGGGGTGCCGCTGGAATCGGCGCATTTTCCCTGTATCGCTATCTCGACCGCATCTTGCCGAAATGATGGAAGAGCCCGAATGGGAACAGGGAAGCACAGGAGCTCATCCGGTGACGGAAGAAGTGGCTGTGCCTCTTGGTCCTCGGCTTGCCATGCTCTTTTTGTGGGCTGTCACCGTGGTCCTCATTTTCGTCATTCTTAGTCTGACGCTCATTGTGATCCCGACCCTTGTCTCTTCGGCTCTCAGCGCAGATCCGTATCCCAAGCGGGTGTGGGGCAGTCTTGTCGCGGTGGTGACCGTGATGACCGCGGTTGGAATGCACTCGGGCACCACCTGGTTGTCCATGCAAATGGAGAGTCGCTGGACCGGGGCGCTGCCCCCGCACCCGGGACGTGGGATCGTTTTGCCGATGGTGGGCATTGTCGTGATTGCGGGGATCATCGCGGTCCTGTTTTGGGTTCCCTCCATCTTCATCCACGACGTTTCCCGAACGTTTCCATGGCCTCTCATCTGGAGCACCGTTGGAATCGGCGCATTTTTCCTGTATCGCTATCTGGACCACATCTTGCCGAAATGATGGAAGAGCCCGAATGGGAACGCGAGGAAGTGACTGGTCCGCCGGTGATCAGCCAGCTTGCGTTGCCGTTCGGCCTGCGGGTGACGATTTTGTTTGTCCGTGCGGTGATCGCTTTGATCGTGCTTCCGACCTTGTTCTCAGGCGTGCTCGCGGTCTGGGGAATTGTTGATATGTCCTACCTCTGGCAGCGTCCTTTTGATGCGATCGCCAATCGTGTGATTGTTTGGGTTTCCTTCGTGGGACTGGTCACGATGCTGTGTTCGGCCACCTGGCTTCACGGCCATCTGGGCGGGCAGACCCAGTCGGCGGATAGGATCGGAGTCGCGAGGAGTCAGGATCACGTGGTGCGCCAGATCTTCTTCCCGGCGCTGGCCTTCACCGCGATTTACAGCTTTCTGGCAGTCCTGATGTGGGTGCCGTCCTTGGTGGCCAGTGGTATCGGGAAGACCTATCCTTGGCCACTGTTCTGGGGATCGGTTGGCGGCGGCTCGGTCCTTCTGTATCGCTATCTCGATCGCATCTTGCCGAAGTGATGGACGTGCCTGAATCGGAACGCGAGAAGACCACCACTCGTCCAGTGGTCGAAGAACCACTCCCGCCGTTCGGGTTGCTGGCGGCGATCCTGTTTGTCCGGTTGATCGCCGCACTGACGTTCTTCATAACGGCGGGAGCAGTCTTGACCGCGCTGGTTCAAGTGATGGTCGGCCCGTTTGCGGAAGACCCCTTTCCGGACGCCCTTGTCGCGAGCCTGCTTTCCGTCGCGGTGTCAGTGGTGCTGGCCGTGATGCAGGGAGGCGCGGTGTGGTTGGATTCGGTTCTGAGCAAACGGCCCTTTTCTTGGGCGGGAGAGCAGGGCGGGCATCCTGCGAGACTGTTGTTCCTGCCCATCATTGGCTGCGTGGCAGGCTATGGCTCGGTGGCGGTACTTGCCTGGCTACCCTCGATTGGGAAAAGCAACGTTGCCGAGACATGGCTATGGCCGCTGGCGTGGGGAAGCATTGGCGCGGGAGCACTGTTCCTTTATCGTTATCTCGACCGGAGCCTGCCGCGCTGAGGATATTTCAATCTATGGAGGAACCCCTTGCTAATTCGGAAATCGAGGTGGAAAAGACACCGCTTGGGATTCACCTCACGCTGCAGTTCTTGCGGCTATCGATGGTGGTGATGGTTTTTCCATTGTTGGGATCCTGCCTGCTGGCAGTGGCGTCGCTTTTTGTTGGGGCGTTCTTCTCCTCCACCGTCCCCAAGGCCATCGGCTTCAGCATGATGGGGCTGGGCAGTTTCATCATGATGCTGACTACGATCACCGCGACCGCATGGATGGAATGCCATCTCAACAAGAGCCCGGTTCCCTTTGCCTCTGCCTGGGTGGCGGGCCGGCCCGGGCACCCGGCACGGAAACTGGTCTTGCCTGCCGTCGGCAGCGTCGCATTCTACGGCTATGTTGCCGTCTTGTTCTGGATCGCCGCGGATCCCGGTCCGGAGTCGGAGCGGAGCGCCGGGTGGGCAGTCGCGTGGGGCAGCGCGGCGGTGATGGCCACCTTGCTGTATCGTTA
This window harbors:
- the feoB gene encoding ferrous iron transport protein B, with amino-acid sequence MSGSLETVALAGNPNAGKTTLFNALTGANQQVGNYAGVTVERKSGEFFTPHGHKLRLVDLPGCYDFDGDSVDQQIARKVLLGEIEGEPRPDVVVSVVDASNLERHLVLTLQVIETGVPVVVALNMVDMAEKAGLRLDPQKLSEELGVPVVPVQANAGKGIVELKQALRHPFPPVADTPWTHGPEGEIGERRRALVLRMCEVAARRPDGHTSTLSDKLDQWLLDPIFGWIAFVLTMLAIFWAIFSFAELPMGWIEDGQKWLANYVTGAMAEGDLRSLIVDGIIGGVGSVVVFLPQIVLLFLFIGLLESSGYMARAAFLMDGLMGKAGLSGKAFLPLFSSYACAIPGIMATRTIDSAKERLTTMFVAPWMSCSARLPVYLVLVPLLLSSESKLTQALVFFAIYVLGTVTALIVARILRGKLGPEEMPKHFMLELPPYRGPQWSYIFRHVAGRAWSFLYKAGTVIFAISVLLWAAQTYPKSGSDDPAEQLDHSVIGRVGHLTEPAVRPLGLDWRGGTAILTSFAAREVFVSTMTQLYHVEEADTDEETWKRLRTRLSEETWPDGRKMFTIPAVVSLLVFFIYALQCLPTSAVVARESGSWKWAAGQFAFMSVFAWVAAFVAYHIALLFF
- a CDS encoding SDR family NAD(P)-dependent oxidoreductase, coding for MSLTRYSCALVTGASAGLGAEFARQLAPRCETLVIIARRAERLVELAGELEKSHPGLRVLPLEADLTDPNARLQAVGHLLSKGLVPDLLVNNAGMGDYGEFVTSDWMKIEAMLRLNVEALTHLTHALLPSMIERRSGAILNVSSLASLLPIPDFAVYAATKAYVSSFSEALRIEVKDHGIRVMALCPGPVHTEFGEVAGRSPGTDFGAREWFYVPQEQVVREALCGLACDRPRVYPGWKVAAAAVGISLLPLAIIRIVMATRPRK
- a CDS encoding FeoA family protein, which produces MPPEILLQTHLNCRTIAAMAHATAQELETDSLLSLSQAKVGCDFRIKFLNGPACDQLRKLGFCETLQVRKLADGRNLICSVCGTRLALSRELASQVMVAVA
- a CDS encoding DUF6941 family protein — translated: MDIQIATLCDFAADYNGKLVISGTFDTLAARQLPVVHPSCSLALRFCFTPEDSGRHKLSINIINEDGEPLDPQNMPIEPEFEVQLPAGVPFLTRNVILNLQGLQFPKGGIYSIDLGCDGELLMRLPLRIVQVQQQQPEPVA